The following are encoded together in the Tursiops truncatus isolate mTurTru1 chromosome 10, mTurTru1.mat.Y, whole genome shotgun sequence genome:
- the LOC101338335 gene encoding LOW QUALITY PROTEIN: store-operated calcium entry-associated regulatory factor (The sequence of the model RefSeq protein was modified relative to this genomic sequence to represent the inferred CDS: inserted 7 bases in 6 codons; substituted 1 base at 1 genomic stop codon) — translation MATLAKAGGLDVARRCPLLSFLSLLLTVGPAQGWNDLDRILLWDAKALTLHXDRYTTSRGSAPIPQXKCTGGVAGWDAYTPKFIPCHNTGWEGYGVQWECKTDLDIKYKFGKTAXGCKSYESSEXYILRGSYTLEYNLDHMEPGLKKLRESRENHGFDSLSDYYKKLYSPDSCGISGPITIVVLLAIDFGVYILFLSDGQDSPPPYSEYTPHSHHCQRFTNSAGAPPVGFKAEFTGQHGATSGFGSAXHGQQGNEHSGPGFWTGLGTGGILXIFGSKRAATPFSDSWYHPSHPPSYSSTWKSPXLPLLGGTGRSSAYSSSETRPRTAAGYGGTKR, via the exons CACCCTGGCCAAGGCTGGCGGGCTGGACGTAGCCAGACGCTGCCCTCTCCTCAGCTTCCTTTCACTTCTGCTGACCGTGGGCCCTGCCCAGGGCTGGAACGACTTAGACAGAATATTGTTGTGGGATGCAAAAGCTCTTACCCTCCACTAGGACCGCTACACCACTTCTCGTGGGTCGGCTCCAATCCCAC TGAAATGTACTGGAGGCGTAGCTGGATGGGATGCTTATACCCCCAAATTCATACCGTGTCACAACACAGGGTGGGAAGGTTACGGTGTACAGTGGGAATGTAAGACTGATTTAGATATCAAGTACAAATTTGGAAAAACTGC AGGCTGTAAAAGCTATGAATCCTCTG GGTACATACTAAGAGGCTCCTATACCTTGGAGTATAACTTAGATCACATGGAACCTGGCCTGAAGAAATTGAGAGAGTCTAGGGAAAACCATGGCTTTGACTCTTTATCTGATTATTATAAGAAGTTGTACTCCCCAGACTCATGTGGCATCAGTGGACCGATTACCATCGTGGTGCTACTTGCTATTGACTTTGGAGTTTATATATTGTTCCTTAGTGATGGTCAAGATTCTCCTCCACCATATTCTGAGTATACTCCACATTCCCATCATTGTCAGAGATTCACCAACTCAGCAGGCGCCCCTCCTGTGGGCTTTAAGGCTGAGTTCACAGGTCAACATGGTGCAACCTCTGGTTTTGGCAGTG TGCATGGACAGCAAGGAAATGAACATTCAGGACCAGGGTTCTGGACTGGCTTGGGAACTGGAGGAATAT GAATATTTGGCAGCAAGAGAGCAGCAACACCGTTCTCAGACTCATGGTACCACCCGTCTCACCCTCCCTCATACTCCAGCACGTGGAAGAGCC GCTTACCACTTCTTGGAGGCACAGGTCGCTCTTCGGCATATTCAAGCTCAGAGACCAGACCCAGAACAGCAGCAGGATATGGTGGTACTAAAAGATGA